One window of the Bradyrhizobium sp. NP1 genome contains the following:
- the fumC gene encoding class II fumarate hydratase codes for MTNFRRESDSLGVVEVPSDKLWGAQTQRSLEHFSIGKDLIPREMITGYAILKKGAAIANHASGRLDDTRYKLIVQVCDEILAGQHHDMFPLHVWMTGSGTQFNMNVNEVISNRCSHIAGTPLGSHKPVHPNDHVNMAQSSNDSFPSTMNIAAAVNVKQRLLPAVTALRDAIAAKSKEWDNIVKIGRTHMQDATPLTLGQEWSGYAGMLSDDLERLETSLSGVYRLALGGTAVGTGINSAPGFAEAAAREIGKLTGLPFVTAPNKFTVQGAHDALVQLSGTMRTLAVSLYKIANDIRLMSCGPRAGFAELNIPENEPGSSIMPGKVNPTQCEALTMIAVQVMANDVAVGFGGAGGYLEMNVYKPLMIFNIAHSVTILSDGCVNFRKFLVEGTKPNLRKINEYVERSLMLVTALAPVIGYDRASKIAHYAIDNDLTLKAAALKLGFVSEAEFDHVVDPAKMVKPYVATAGTPSAVG; via the coding sequence ATGACCAATTTCAGGAGAGAAAGTGACAGCCTCGGCGTGGTCGAGGTCCCCTCGGACAAGCTGTGGGGAGCGCAGACCCAGCGCTCGCTGGAGCATTTCAGCATCGGCAAAGATCTGATTCCGCGTGAGATGATCACGGGCTACGCAATCCTGAAGAAAGGCGCCGCGATCGCCAACCATGCGAGCGGGCGGCTGGACGACACGCGATACAAGCTGATCGTCCAGGTCTGCGACGAAATCCTGGCGGGCCAGCACCACGACATGTTCCCGCTGCACGTCTGGATGACCGGCAGCGGCACGCAGTTCAACATGAACGTCAACGAGGTGATTTCAAATCGTTGCAGCCATATCGCGGGCACGCCGCTCGGCAGCCACAAGCCCGTGCATCCCAACGATCACGTCAACATGGCGCAGTCGTCGAACGACTCGTTTCCTTCGACCATGAACATCGCGGCCGCCGTGAACGTCAAGCAGCGGCTGCTCCCGGCGGTCACCGCGCTGCGCGACGCCATCGCCGCCAAGTCCAAGGAATGGGACAACATCGTCAAGATCGGCCGCACGCATATGCAGGATGCGACCCCGCTGACGCTGGGCCAGGAATGGTCGGGCTATGCCGGCATGCTGTCGGATGATCTGGAGCGGCTGGAAACTTCGCTCTCGGGCGTCTACCGGCTGGCGCTCGGCGGCACCGCGGTCGGCACCGGCATCAATTCGGCGCCCGGCTTTGCCGAGGCGGCCGCGCGCGAAATCGGCAAGCTGACGGGCCTGCCCTTCGTCACCGCGCCGAACAAGTTCACCGTGCAGGGCGCCCATGACGCATTGGTGCAGCTGTCCGGCACGATGCGCACGCTGGCGGTGTCCTTGTACAAGATCGCGAACGACATCCGCCTGATGTCCTGCGGGCCGCGGGCCGGCTTTGCCGAGCTGAATATCCCGGAGAACGAGCCGGGCTCCTCCATCATGCCGGGCAAGGTCAATCCAACCCAATGCGAGGCGCTCACCATGATTGCCGTGCAGGTCATGGCGAACGACGTTGCGGTCGGTTTTGGCGGCGCCGGCGGCTATCTCGAGATGAACGTCTACAAGCCGCTGATGATCTTCAACATCGCTCACTCGGTTACGATCCTGAGTGACGGCTGCGTCAACTTCCGCAAGTTCCTGGTGGAAGGGACCAAGCCAAACCTGAGGAAGATCAACGAATATGTTGAACGTTCGTTGATGCTGGTGACAGCGCTTGCGCCGGTGATCGGCTACGATCGCGCCTCGAAGATCGCGCATTATGCCATCGATAACGACCTGACCTTGAAGGCTGCCGCTCTCAAGCTCGGCTTCGTCAGCGAGGCCGAGTTCGACCACGTCGTTGATCCTGCCAAGATGGTGAAACCCTACGTCGCTACCGCAGGGACGCCATCTGCCGTTGGCTAA
- a CDS encoding NAD-dependent malic enzyme yields MTLNIGSKGYALLRNPHTNKGTAFSDEERRSLGVEGLLPPVPTSLDHQMARIHTQLAMLDNDLQKYLFLSDLQARNETLYYAVLMSDPAGFMPLVYTPTVGEASQKFDHIFHAARGVYVPISARGRVKQLLSNWPEKDVRFIVVTDGERILGLGDLGVGGMGIPVGKLALYTACAGVPPEFCLPITIDVGTNNAALLEDPLYLGLRQSRVRGEPYYAFIDEFVEAVQELFPKSCIQWEDFANTNAVPILAKYRDRICTYNDDIQGTASVALAGIYAALRISRQKLADQRFLFLGAGSAATGIAELISQAMAKEGLALQEARTRNNLFDINGLLTSSRKLLDFQKPFAIEHAPIGSFAEAIKALRPTGIIGVSTVPKLFNQKVIEAISEINERPIIFPYSNPTSRSECTAEEAYTWSKGRAIFASGSPFPPLTVGGQHFAPGQGNNVYIFPAMGMAVYATEAKRVTDEMFIVAANAVAEQVDQDSLDVGLIYPPQNKILTASLHVAARIAEYIFDHGLARIARPKDVSRLIADKAYVPAYSRID; encoded by the coding sequence ATGACCTTGAATATTGGTAGCAAAGGTTATGCATTGTTGCGCAACCCACACACCAACAAGGGAACGGCCTTCTCCGATGAAGAACGGCGAAGTCTTGGTGTTGAAGGTTTGCTGCCGCCGGTACCCACGTCGCTCGACCACCAGATGGCCCGGATACACACGCAGCTTGCTATGTTGGACAATGATCTACAGAAGTATTTGTTCTTGTCAGACTTGCAGGCGCGAAATGAGACTCTTTACTACGCGGTCTTGATGTCCGATCCCGCCGGGTTTATGCCGCTTGTCTACACGCCGACCGTTGGCGAGGCCTCCCAGAAGTTCGACCATATCTTCCATGCCGCCCGTGGAGTTTACGTGCCGATTTCGGCCAGGGGCCGCGTCAAGCAATTGCTTTCCAATTGGCCAGAGAAGGACGTACGGTTCATTGTGGTGACCGATGGCGAACGGATACTCGGCCTTGGCGATCTCGGCGTCGGCGGCATGGGTATTCCAGTCGGAAAGCTTGCGCTCTATACCGCTTGCGCAGGTGTCCCGCCGGAATTTTGTCTCCCAATCACGATCGACGTTGGAACGAATAATGCAGCTCTGCTCGAAGATCCGCTCTATCTCGGCCTACGCCAATCGCGCGTGCGCGGCGAACCGTACTACGCCTTTATCGATGAATTCGTCGAAGCGGTACAAGAGCTCTTCCCGAAAAGCTGCATCCAGTGGGAAGATTTCGCCAACACCAACGCTGTCCCAATCTTGGCGAAGTATCGCGACAGAATCTGCACCTACAATGACGACATCCAGGGCACGGCCTCGGTGGCCTTGGCCGGCATTTACGCGGCGTTGCGGATCAGCCGCCAAAAGCTCGCCGATCAAAGATTCCTCTTTCTCGGTGCCGGTTCTGCCGCAACCGGCATAGCCGAGTTGATCTCGCAGGCGATGGCTAAGGAAGGGCTCGCCCTGCAGGAGGCGAGAACCCGGAACAATTTGTTCGACATCAACGGCTTGTTGACGTCATCGAGAAAGCTTTTGGACTTTCAGAAGCCGTTCGCGATCGAGCACGCGCCGATAGGCAGCTTTGCCGAAGCGATCAAAGCACTGAGACCGACCGGCATTATTGGCGTAAGCACAGTCCCGAAACTGTTCAACCAGAAAGTCATCGAGGCCATTTCCGAGATCAACGAGCGGCCGATCATCTTCCCGTACTCCAACCCGACGTCTAGGTCGGAATGCACGGCGGAGGAAGCGTACACTTGGTCGAAGGGTCGCGCGATCTTTGCGAGCGGCAGTCCGTTTCCTCCATTGACCGTCGGCGGCCAGCACTTCGCGCCAGGCCAGGGCAACAACGTCTACATCTTCCCCGCCATGGGAATGGCAGTCTATGCGACCGAAGCCAAGCGGGTGACGGACGAGATGTTCATCGTCGCCGCCAACGCTGTTGCCGAGCAAGTCGACCAAGACAGTCTCGACGTCGGCCTGATCTATCCGCCGCAGAACAAGATATTGACGGCTTCGCTGCACGTTGCGGCACGGATCGCGGAATACATATTCGATCATGGACTCGCCCGAATTGCCCGCCCGAAAGATGTCAGCCGCCTAATAGCCGACAAGGCTTACGTCCCCGCTTACAGTCGCATCGATTAG